Proteins co-encoded in one Actinomycetota bacterium genomic window:
- a CDS encoding YbhN family protein, which produces MTVTDVATPRKSGRSKRTRRIVGALISLVIVVAIFVYAIPQIADYSAVWATISSLTPVELWSLVGAMVFNLVTYWLLNMAALPGLKFAQSAVLTQTTTSVANTLPAGGAVAVGLTYSMLRSWGFGGQDIALYVGVTGIWNIFLKLGLPIISLALLAITGQANAALVLAALVGLAVLAVAVALFALALWKKELARRIGDRLGRIASALVRPFGRPPITTWGEQAVAFRKRTIVLVARRWVAITLTTVVSHLALWFVLLLALRHVGVSESQVSTLQVLAVFAFGRLLTALPLTPGGLGVVELGYIGGLVAAGGSRPQVVAAVLLFRVLTYGVQIPIGGFTYLIWRARSGWRRGNDEDAGSGPAPVASS; this is translated from the coding sequence ATGACAGTCACCGACGTCGCGACGCCCAGGAAGTCCGGCCGCAGCAAGCGGACCCGGCGTATCGTCGGCGCGCTCATCTCGCTCGTCATCGTCGTCGCGATCTTCGTGTACGCGATTCCCCAGATCGCCGATTACTCCGCGGTCTGGGCGACGATCTCGTCGCTGACACCGGTCGAGCTGTGGTCGCTGGTCGGCGCGATGGTGTTCAACCTCGTCACCTACTGGCTGCTGAACATGGCCGCGCTGCCCGGACTGAAGTTCGCGCAGTCCGCCGTGCTCACGCAGACGACCACGTCGGTCGCGAACACCCTGCCGGCGGGGGGCGCTGTCGCAGTCGGGCTGACGTACAGCATGCTCCGGTCGTGGGGCTTCGGAGGCCAGGACATCGCCCTGTACGTCGGCGTCACGGGCATTTGGAACATCTTCCTCAAGCTCGGCCTGCCGATCATCTCGCTCGCGCTCCTCGCCATCACCGGTCAGGCCAATGCGGCGCTCGTCCTTGCGGCGTTGGTCGGTCTCGCCGTCCTCGCGGTCGCCGTCGCTTTGTTCGCGCTCGCGCTGTGGAAGAAGGAGCTCGCGCGTCGGATCGGCGATCGGCTTGGAAGGATCGCGTCCGCGCTCGTCAGGCCCTTCGGAAGGCCGCCCATCACCACGTGGGGCGAGCAGGCAGTGGCGTTCCGGAAGAGAACGATCGTGCTCGTCGCGCGGCGATGGGTGGCGATCACGCTCACGACCGTCGTCTCGCATCTCGCGTTGTGGTTCGTCCTGCTCCTCGCCCTACGGCACGTGGGCGTCTCCGAATCCCAGGTCTCGACGCTCCAAGTCCTCGCGGTGTTCGCGTTCGGACGGCTGCTCACCGCGCTGCCGCTGACGCCCGGCGGACTCGGAGTGGTGGAGCTCGGCTACATCGGTGGACTCGTCGCGGCCGGCGGGAGTCGCCCGCAGGTGGTCGCGGCCGTCCTCCTATTCCGCGTTCTTACCTACGGCGTCCAGATCCCCATCGGCGGGTTCACGTACCTCATCTGGCGGGCGCGATCGGGGTGGCGACGCGGGAACGACGAAGACGCCGGGAGCGGGCCCGCGCCTGTCGCCTCGAGCTAG